A single window of Micrococcaceae bacterium Sec5.1 DNA harbors:
- a CDS encoding LysR substrate-binding domain-containing protein, which yields MDLRALLTTHVKLRHLVIVLAVAEQGSLVRAAEELYLTQPALSRALREAEHAIGAPLFERTARGMVPTLAGEACLEHARAIVGHLSTLRRRVEELADPASGLVKVGAHVTGANLLLPRAVARLTGEKPRVEVRLREAPPETLIQELGNGDLDLLVGRVTDHPSTARLRLVPLYREDFRIVAAPWHPAHAIPEVSLQDLADYRWVVPLANTPLRDELEQNFRNAGLAPPAQQVESGAPATVRTLVVEAGFLALMPESMALAEPDVKILSLHLNGLAQQVGLLLHPDRPLAPSAALLAEKLREVGDEMARELAERSLTSTDAPREG from the coding sequence ATGGACCTGCGGGCGCTGCTGACAACCCACGTAAAGCTGCGCCACCTTGTTATTGTGCTCGCCGTCGCGGAGCAAGGCAGCCTTGTCCGGGCCGCCGAAGAACTCTATCTGACACAGCCGGCGTTGAGCCGGGCTTTACGGGAAGCCGAGCATGCCATCGGCGCGCCTCTTTTCGAGAGAACAGCGCGTGGGATGGTGCCTACGCTGGCCGGGGAGGCATGCCTTGAGCATGCAAGAGCGATCGTCGGCCATCTCAGCACCCTGCGGCGACGGGTAGAGGAACTGGCCGACCCGGCGTCGGGCCTTGTCAAGGTGGGCGCGCATGTCACAGGGGCCAATCTTCTGTTGCCGCGGGCCGTCGCCCGGCTCACTGGCGAAAAGCCGCGGGTGGAAGTTCGACTGCGCGAAGCACCTCCCGAAACGCTGATCCAGGAACTGGGTAACGGTGACCTGGACCTGTTGGTAGGCCGGGTGACCGACCATCCGAGTACCGCCCGGCTGCGGCTTGTCCCGCTGTATCGCGAGGACTTCCGTATCGTCGCCGCTCCGTGGCACCCCGCCCACGCCATACCCGAAGTCTCCCTGCAGGACCTGGCAGATTACCGATGGGTGGTACCACTTGCCAACACGCCCCTTCGGGATGAGCTCGAACAGAACTTCCGGAATGCTGGACTTGCCCCTCCTGCGCAACAGGTCGAATCCGGCGCTCCGGCCACCGTACGTACGCTCGTGGTGGAGGCCGGGTTCCTGGCCCTCATGCCGGAATCCATGGCCTTGGCTGAACCGGATGTAAAGATCCTCAGCCTTCATCTGAACGGGCTGGCTCAACAAGTCGGGCTATTGCTCCATCCAGATAGGCCCTTGGCCCCGAGTGCAGCACTCCTGGCAGAAAAGCTCAGGGAAGTCGGAGATGAGATGGCGCGCGAACTTGCCGAACGGTCCCTGACTTCGACCGACGCCCCCAGGGAAGGCTGA
- a CDS encoding ATP-dependent acyl-CoA ligase, producing the protein MNPQVTDPSLRPLTIPEMLLERARKAPAAPLFRCGEIRRDSQMMADAAARAGGLLRSAGIEAGQTVALMSSNRTELLDFILGCAWIGAVAVPVNTASRGEQLRHVLTNSRPALMVAEAELLPHIAAAGPVPDLQQVWVLDRPTADPTTAFGVTPAFEVTPVPEPVPGVEPVETGPADTAAILYTSGTTGVSKGVLCPQGQFYWWAENMSDQLGLRPDDVLYTCLPLFHTNALNAFMQAVACGGEYVLGPRFSASRFWADASSAGATVTYLLGAMVGILAGKEPGPGDRNHHIRLALSPATPARLVEPFQVRFGVLLLDGYGSTETNSVIGSTPHQWRPGYVGRVRPGFSIRVVDAHGVPVPNGHPGELLIRSDQPHAMATGYHAMPEATTKAWQDLWFHSGDRVVLEEDGWVRFVDRIKDVIRRRGENISSVEVEQVLRQHPAVQEAAVYAVDSELGEDEVMAALVLREPVDFAELCQFCVPRLASFAIPRFLRVVDELPQTENGKVRKQVLKAAGREAAQWDRDITSPRRAAAVAAR; encoded by the coding sequence ATGAACCCCCAGGTAACAGACCCAAGCCTCCGTCCCTTGACCATCCCCGAAATGCTCCTTGAACGAGCCCGGAAAGCTCCTGCAGCGCCTCTTTTCCGCTGCGGTGAAATTCGTCGGGACAGCCAGATGATGGCCGACGCCGCCGCCCGCGCTGGCGGCCTGCTGCGCAGTGCCGGGATCGAGGCTGGTCAAACAGTGGCCCTGATGTCCTCCAACAGGACAGAACTGCTGGACTTCATCCTGGGCTGCGCATGGATCGGCGCCGTCGCTGTCCCCGTGAACACGGCGAGCAGGGGCGAACAGTTGCGCCATGTCCTGACCAACTCCCGGCCGGCACTGATGGTAGCTGAAGCTGAACTGTTGCCACATATCGCCGCAGCTGGTCCCGTACCGGACCTACAGCAGGTGTGGGTACTTGATCGGCCGACGGCGGACCCCACCACGGCTTTTGGGGTCACCCCCGCTTTCGAGGTCACTCCGGTCCCTGAACCGGTTCCCGGAGTGGAGCCAGTGGAAACAGGACCGGCAGACACGGCTGCCATCCTTTACACCTCCGGCACCACCGGGGTATCCAAGGGTGTGCTGTGCCCTCAAGGGCAGTTCTATTGGTGGGCTGAAAATATGTCAGACCAGCTGGGTCTGAGGCCCGATGACGTGCTCTACACCTGTTTGCCGCTGTTTCACACGAACGCCCTCAATGCCTTCATGCAGGCCGTCGCTTGCGGAGGCGAGTACGTACTCGGCCCACGGTTTTCGGCCTCGCGGTTCTGGGCAGATGCCTCCTCAGCGGGAGCGACGGTGACATACCTTCTCGGCGCGATGGTCGGAATACTCGCTGGCAAGGAGCCGGGACCGGGTGATCGGAACCACCACATTCGCCTGGCCCTTTCCCCGGCCACACCTGCCCGGCTGGTCGAACCCTTCCAGGTGCGGTTCGGAGTGCTCCTCCTGGACGGCTACGGATCCACCGAGACGAACTCGGTGATCGGGTCCACGCCCCATCAGTGGCGCCCAGGGTACGTTGGCCGGGTGCGGCCCGGATTCTCCATCCGCGTTGTGGACGCCCACGGAGTGCCCGTTCCCAACGGGCATCCGGGTGAGTTGCTCATCCGCAGTGACCAGCCCCATGCAATGGCCACCGGATATCATGCCATGCCCGAGGCGACAACGAAGGCGTGGCAGGATCTCTGGTTCCATTCCGGGGACAGGGTCGTCCTGGAAGAGGACGGCTGGGTTCGGTTTGTTGACCGGATCAAGGATGTCATCCGGCGCCGCGGGGAAAATATCTCCTCAGTAGAGGTTGAGCAGGTTCTGCGGCAGCATCCCGCCGTCCAGGAGGCTGCCGTGTACGCAGTGGATTCCGAACTCGGTGAAGATGAGGTGATGGCCGCACTGGTCCTCCGTGAGCCTGTGGATTTTGCCGAGTTGTGCCAGTTCTGTGTTCCCCGGCTCGCTTCCTTCGCCATCCCCCGCTTCCTGCGGGTGGTGGATGAACTGCCCCAGACCGAGAACGGCAAAGTGCGCAAGCAGGTGCTTAAAGCCGCCGGCCGGGAGGCAGCACAGTGGGACAGGGATATCACCTCCCCGCGGCGGGCGGCTGCTGTTGCTGCCCGCTGA
- a CDS encoding zinc ribbon domain-containing protein — protein MSAAIQACLGCGSLLFPARLICPRCGQDDFSTVQAEQADVQQTTQLADGTLLATLTIPNGPHVIARVTGGTTVPGESLPLTNNPNAGPGVHAFIPVRSNVNENQP, from the coding sequence ATGAGCGCCGCCATCCAAGCCTGCCTTGGATGCGGGAGCCTCCTCTTTCCGGCACGTCTCATCTGTCCCCGCTGCGGACAGGATGACTTTTCAACGGTCCAGGCCGAGCAGGCAGACGTCCAGCAGACAACGCAACTGGCCGACGGCACGCTTCTGGCCACGTTGACCATCCCGAATGGGCCTCATGTCATTGCCCGCGTGACCGGCGGCACGACAGTGCCCGGTGAAAGCCTGCCGCTCACCAACAACCCAAACGCCGGCCCCGGCGTCCACGCCTTCATCCCTGTCCGCTCAAACGTAAATGAGAATCAGCCATGA